The genomic stretch aaaaatatatgtaaataataataataatatgtctATAAACTGATTTCTTTAATTACAAAACtattcaaattaattatttcctaATCCGTAAAGAATTTCATTGCCCTCAATTTCCTCGTCGGCaattaaaacaaatacaaaATCCAAAATTTTGTCGCCTTCTCTACTTAAATACGCAGATCAATGTCAGTTCTCTACCAGAAAATATTTAGATACCATCCTTGTGCAATTGACCTCTGATCATTCGGCTTTCCCTCTCTCCAGAATCATCTACCCTCTTCATATTggttcgtattttatgtttcttGTTCTTTCTATTTTCCATTATATTTTGGTTTCAATCCTTGTGTACGTTTCTTTCGTTGTGATGAAccaatttaatattttgtggGGTTAGGTATTTTCTTTGATTGCTGATGTGATCACAACTTTCGAGGTGATTATCCGTTTCTTGGTTTGAGGGTAGTGAAAAAACTCAAAAAAGATTGCACCTTTATCGCTTgcaatttattttctaaattctTGCTATATCTGTAGCTTTGATTGTCGATTTTTATGGTGGCGTCGTAGCagctttttttttattgtatggAACTTCTGATTTTTGAATTCGACTTTCgtatatttgtaattttgtgTTGTTGGGAGAGTTCCTTTCTTTTCTCTAATATCCGAtcatgcaattttattttagttttttggCCTTGGCAGGTTGTTTGAGGTCTCCCCCTATAAGAAAAGGCAGTTTTTTTACTTGTGGGGAGAGGCTGCTGGTTCGCAAAGCTAGCTCAACTTCTGCGAGCTCGGGGGCCTCTCTCTTAGTAATTGAGTTACATTTTGGGTGGTGGACATTAATCTTTTGCTATCTCTGTGATAGATAACAGGGTTTGTTGAAGACATTGATAAACAGGACAAGTAGATTTTGTGAAGGTGTAAAAGGGGGGAAAGGGGGTTTTCAGGGGTTGGAGTCGAGTGTCGACAGTAGCCATGGGTGCTTCTTGTTGCTGCTTGAGGGATGAATTTGAGGATATTGCTAATCCAAACAGCCCAACATACAGGAATTGTGTGTGCCTTGGTTCCTTCCTTCCGAGTTTCGTGCACATGGTATGTATGCTATGATGATACATTGTCTGTTTATGGATCAGCGTGTATCTCAGAACTCATATCTATAATCATATGCTTATTATGCATCATCTTACCTGTAGTTACATGAGTGTTTAGCACGCTGTCCTGCCTGCATCATGGTCATGTTCTGACAACAAATAATTCACTGGATATTTAGTTTGCTTTTATGTCATGAATCTTTATGAATGGTAAATACATTCGGGCGCAAATCTGATTTTTTAAATGTTGAACTCTGCAGTATACATCTCTGTTTGATAGAGGGGAAGAAAATGCTTTATCCCCATCCACTCAGGGAGCATCATCATTACATCCTATGGTATCGCTAGATAATTCCCTAGCTGAGATGTACCGCGCTCCTCCAAGACCTCTTCCATACGATGTAGATCCAAGAAGCTTCCGCTTGCAACAGCTTGCCAGGCTGGACTCAAAAAGAGAGAAAGGATCGAGTCATTTGCATGACGAAAGTGAACAATTGAGAACTAGCGGAGTAGATGATCAATCAGAACTCTCGAGTAACAAAAACAAATGGAATGAGTTTGCATGCCAAGAAGGATCAAAAGATTATAATTCAAGATTATCATTTAAGCTCTCAAACTCCAAAATGGCAACTGGATACGCTCATATTAATGCTTCTTCAGAAGATGAAGATGTTTGCCCGACATGTCTTGAAGGTAGGTTAAATACATACTGCATTCTTTCATTATTCCTTCGCATTCGTAACAAACACTCACATTGCCCAAAATATATTTGGGTGCAGGGGGAGAGGTTGCTTGACAGAGGGCTGAAGCTATTCCCTACGTATGGCGAACTTTGGGTGATTCAAGGGATGAACATCCATCATCCCCCTCATCACCTAGAGCTCGCCATACGAAGGGAATAGCTTCAACCCACTATGAAGCAACCTCTCCCCTGCAATGTCCTCCTTTTATTTGTGttccagtttaaattttttatacacCTAATGCTTCCGTGTCTTGCAGAATATACTacagaaaacccaaaaatagtTACAGAATGTTCCCACCATTACCATCTTGGATGTATATATGAGTGGATGGAGAGAAGCGACAAGTGTCCTGTTTGCGGGAGGGTATGTAATATCTATTAGTGTATATATTCCATCAGAACTTTTGTTTTGTTACTCTAACTAACAACAATCTTTGTTGTTGCATTATcgttcaaaaaataaaaacctaGCTTTTGAATTTAGTAGTAGGATATGTTGATATGAAGTGGCATGATATAGTTCTGCTTACGGTCTAACATCTCTTGGTTGGGTTTCCAGGTGATGGCGTTCAATGAGACGACGTGATATATATTCATGAAGTTTTATGTCGTGGATGAAACCAACACCAACAAGAAGAGGAATAACAAACGAGGTCAAGAAAATGTAGAATGCACCTAGCTAGAATTGGTTGAATCTTTGTAAGCTGATTCAATTCAGCATAAACACCCATGGCTTATAATAATTTTTCCTCCAAATTACTTCCTCTTCTGTAATTGTATAGTGTACAGCCCTTTTATCTATTGTTTTCATGAAGAAAGTCTAAatcttttataaaattaattggtgtgaagaagagtatgcacataacaattaatttattttatttctcttgcATGGATAGAACTGATACAAATCATAACATCAGAATTCAGACATACATCACAGTTTGTTCCATACTGTAACTATTTTCTTGAAAGCTATGCAGGATTGAATTTGTTGCTCGATTTTAAGTGCTTTGTTACCCTTTTGAAGTGTTCCAACAGGGCTGTGCTGTCTGGTAGATTTTCTTTGATTACAGGTTCTTGTTTGAAATCCAGAGTCCATTGGTGCAGCCTAGGAAGATTTTTGGGTAGCAAAACCTGTACTCCACTTATGTGTTCCATGCATCCGAACGAGTAGGTGAGCCAGCCGAAAAACAGGTCCACCATATTAATAGTGTTTCCCCCGAAGAATTTCTTATCTCCTAGAGCCTCCTCTTCAAGTATTTTCAGAGTTTCCAGTACTTGTGCTGCTGTCTTGTGTTTGTCCTCTTCCGAAGTCAGAAAGAAGGCAAAAAACGTGAGGCTCTGCATGATAACGGAATTAACATCTTTCAGCAATGATCGATTATACTACACAGGTACAAGGAAAATCATGTTTGTGAAGGGTTACTGCCAAAGTTGAGTTCTTTTTTTGTGTTTTAGGTTCTGACTGTGATTACAGGTGAATAGAAGCATATATTTTTACCTTTTGCTGCCCGAAATCGATCCAAAATCGAGCCATGGCTCTCTCGTAAGGATCTTCTGGCAGTAAGGGTGTCCCATCAGGCCATGTCTCTTCAATGTACTGTAGGATCACAGCCGACTCTATGACGGGCTTTCCGTTGTGAACCAGCACCGGAACCTTCTTGTAAATCGGATTGTACTCCAAGACGGCCATGCTCTTGTTGGAGAGATCTTCTTCGATGTACTCGTACTCCACGCCTTTCAGCGTGAGTGCCCATATCACTCTAATCACATAAGGGCTTGCCCACATGCCATGTAGCCTTACTTCCATTGATGGAGTAGGTAAGCAAATTATGAACTCTATAGTTAGCTAACATATGGCTTTTATATTCCCACatatatttgtttttaattttttttaaaaaaaccatCTATAACTTTACTCAAGTTTTATTCTTTTCCAAGAAACTGCCAAAGGAGTACAAGTCAAACAAATTGGGTTTATTCCTCTCCACTGTGATGTGTTCACATTAGAATTCTTGTGTTTGATTTGATGGCGACGTTGCCGACTGGAAAAGAATCAATTTTGAGAATGTTTGTCTGTGATTTTCTATTGAATTGTCCTTTTATCTTACGTGAGTTAGTTTTTTATacaaatgttttttttctttaattcacAACTCATGTTTACTACTAGTAATTTCTATCCTGCAACTATGAGTTTTATATAATCATTAAGATTGAATCTGGTAGCAACATTTGTTGATATGGAGTATGAGTAGTGTTGTTTTTTTAATCTAATTAGAGGATTTGGAGAAGACAATCAGAATTCAAACATGGATGTAGATTTAATCATAAAGTAAAACGATGGAGTACTACAAAGTAGCAGTGACTCTTGAACTGTTATTGCAGAATGCTAGATTCCTCTCAAGATTCATATCAGTTCTTGGTCGACAGAAGATGCTTCCTTAAATTTATGAGCTCCGGAAACTGTGCCTCTGTGTCCGGAAGATTCTCCTTAATCCCAGGCTCTTCCTTGAAATCCTGCATCCACCGGTGCAGCCTCGGAAGAGTTGTGGGCCCCAGCACCTCCACGCCCACGACTCGTTCCACTTGCTTGAACGAGGTAATCCAACCGTAACACAAGTCCACCAAACTAAGCGTGCTCCCACCAAAGAACTTCTTATCTCCCAATGCCTTGTCTTGATTGATCTTGAATATTTCCAGCAGGTCTTCCGCCGCCTTCTCTTTGCCCTCCTCCGAGCATGCAAGGAAGCTTTGAAATGCGTAGCCCTGCGTGCACGATCACGAGATAGACGAAATATTGGTTCCCTCCAAAACAAGAGCAATGAGGGGGGaattcatcccaaaagactGGACTA from Salvia splendens isolate huo1 chromosome 15, SspV2, whole genome shotgun sequence encodes the following:
- the LOC121768086 gene encoding glutathione transferase GST 23-like, with protein sequence MEVRLHGMWASPYVIRVIWALTLKGVEYEYIEEDLSNKSMAVLEYNPIYKKVPVLVHNGKPVIESAVILQYIEETWPDGTPLLPEDPYERAMARFWIDFGQQKSLTFFAFFLTSEEDKHKTAAQVLETLKILEEEALGDKKFFGGNTINMVDLFFGWLTYSFGCMEHISGVQVLLPKNLPRLHQWTLDFKQEPVIKENLPDSTALLEHFKRVTKHLKSSNKFNPA
- the LOC121768085 gene encoding E3 ubiquitin-protein ligase At3g02290-like, with protein sequence MGASCCCLRDEFEDIANPNSPTYRNCVCLGSFLPSFVHMYTSLFDRGEENALSPSTQGASSLHPMVSLDNSLAEMYRAPPRPLPYDVDPRSFRLQQLARLDSKREKGSSHLHDESEQLRTSGVDDQSELSSNKNKWNEFACQEGSKDYNSRLSFKLSNSKMATGYAHINASSEDEDVCPTCLEEYTTENPKIVTECSHHYHLGCIYEWMERSDKCPVCGRVMAFNETT